In one Methylobacterium sp. SyP6R genomic region, the following are encoded:
- a CDS encoding YeaH/YhbH family protein, producing the protein MHIIDRRLNPGGKSLANRQRFLRRVRDVAQRAVREAARDKDIKDLGKDGNVTVPVDGVREPKFTRNPSTGINDHILPGNKTYIEGDLIERPPGGGGGGGGSGEGSDGGADGEDTFRFVLTREEFLELFLEDLELPDLAKRRLAVVETATLRRAGYTVSGSPANLALGRTLRNSLSRRIALKRPKSVEMEALADEIRALEESQPDAVVLDELKAELERLRTRSQRIPYVDPIDLRYRRFEPYPRPVAQAVMFCLMDVSGSMTEHMKDLAKRFYILLHIFLTRRYKHVEIVFIRHTDHAKEVDEETFFGSRETGGTLVSSALVEMKRIIAERYNPEDWNIYAAQASDGDNVSSDGATSQDLLRSAILPACQYFAYLEVGDEGGPRAGFVEHRTTLWRTYEPVSKTNSVLAMRKVNHRRDIYPVFRELFARNKAGQEAASP; encoded by the coding sequence ATGCACATCATCGATCGACGCCTCAATCCCGGCGGCAAGAGCCTGGCGAACCGGCAGCGTTTCCTGCGCCGGGTCCGCGACGTGGCCCAGCGCGCCGTGCGCGAGGCGGCCCGGGACAAGGACATCAAGGATCTCGGCAAGGACGGCAACGTCACCGTTCCGGTCGACGGGGTGCGTGAGCCGAAATTCACCCGCAACCCCTCGACCGGGATCAACGACCACATCCTGCCGGGCAACAAGACCTATATCGAGGGTGACCTGATCGAGCGCCCGCCGGGCGGCGGCGGGGGAGGGGGCGGCAGCGGCGAGGGCAGCGACGGCGGGGCCGACGGCGAGGACACGTTCCGCTTCGTCCTCACCCGCGAGGAATTCCTGGAACTCTTCCTCGAGGATCTCGAACTGCCCGACCTCGCCAAGCGCCGCCTCGCGGTGGTCGAGACCGCGACCCTGCGCCGGGCCGGCTACACGGTGTCGGGCTCGCCCGCCAACCTGGCGCTCGGGCGGACCCTGCGCAATTCGCTGTCGCGGCGCATCGCGCTGAAACGGCCCAAATCCGTCGAGATGGAGGCCCTGGCAGACGAAATCAGGGCGCTGGAGGAGAGCCAGCCCGACGCGGTGGTCCTCGACGAATTGAAGGCCGAGCTGGAGCGCCTGCGCACCCGCTCGCAGCGCATCCCTTACGTCGACCCGATCGACCTGCGCTACCGGCGCTTCGAGCCCTATCCGCGGCCGGTGGCCCAGGCGGTGATGTTCTGCCTGATGGACGTCTCGGGCTCGATGACCGAGCACATGAAGGACCTCGCCAAGCGGTTCTACATTCTGCTCCACATCTTCCTGACCCGGCGCTACAAGCACGTCGAGATCGTCTTCATCCGCCACACCGACCACGCCAAGGAGGTCGACGAGGAGACGTTCTTCGGCTCGCGCGAGACCGGCGGCACGCTGGTCTCCTCGGCTTTGGTCGAGATGAAGCGGATCATCGCCGAGCGCTACAATCCCGAGGACTGGAACATCTACGCCGCACAGGCATCGGATGGCGACAACGTATCGAGCGACGGCGCCACGTCGCAGGACCTCTTGCGCTCGGCGATCCTGCCGGCCTGCCAGTACTTCGCCTATCTCGAAGTCGGCGACGAGGGCGGGCCGCGGGCGGGCTTCGTCGAGCACCGCACCACCTTGTGGCGCACCTACGAGCCGGTCTCGAAGACCAATTCGGTGCTGGCCATGCGCAAGGTCAACCACCGCCGCGACATCTACCCGGTCTTCCGCGAGCTGTTCGCCCGCAACAAGGCCGGGCAGGAGGCCGCGTCACCGTGA
- a CDS encoding cyclase family protein, whose product MTLRWRRRPEGSTWGDFGPDDELGRLNLLTPEKVRQGAAEVREGLTFCLSLPLDFPGGNVLNPRRHAPQIRPTVRASGRPNMNFPVCEEVPDATDVISDDLAVLHLQYSTQWDSLAHVGSLFDVEGDGTPRPVYYNGFRAGSDITGPATAEEAGAPSRAQALGIERLAERGMQGRGVLIDLHAHLGDARVAVGYDRLRRILDADGVVVEPGDMVCLHTGFAERLLGMNRNPDPAVVHDLCAGLDGRDRKLLNWITDSGLCALIADNYAVEVHPALPGDGCCATLPLHEHCLFRLGVNLGELWHLTPLATWLRANGRSRFLLTAPPLRLPGAVGSPTTPIATV is encoded by the coding sequence ATGACCCTGCGCTGGCGCCGCCGCCCGGAGGGCTCGACCTGGGGCGATTTCGGCCCCGACGACGAGCTCGGCCGGCTCAACCTGCTGACCCCCGAGAAAGTCCGCCAGGGCGCGGCCGAGGTGCGGGAGGGCCTGACCTTCTGCCTCAGCCTGCCCCTCGACTTCCCGGGCGGTAACGTGCTGAACCCCCGCCGCCACGCACCGCAAATCCGCCCGACGGTGCGGGCGAGCGGACGGCCGAACATGAACTTCCCGGTCTGCGAGGAGGTGCCGGACGCCACCGACGTCATCAGCGACGACCTCGCGGTGCTGCACCTGCAATACTCGACGCAGTGGGACAGCCTCGCCCATGTCGGCTCGCTGTTCGACGTCGAGGGCGACGGCACCCCGCGCCCGGTCTACTATAACGGCTTCCGGGCCGGCTCGGACATCACCGGACCGGCGACGGCGGAGGAGGCGGGCGCCCCCTCCCGCGCCCAGGCGCTCGGCATCGAGCGGCTGGCCGAGCGCGGCATGCAGGGCCGGGGCGTGCTGATCGATCTCCACGCCCATCTCGGCGATGCGCGGGTGGCGGTCGGCTACGATCGGCTCCGCCGCATCCTCGACGCCGACGGGGTCGTGGTCGAGCCCGGCGACATGGTCTGCCTGCATACGGGCTTTGCCGAACGGCTGCTCGGCATGAACCGCAATCCCGATCCGGCCGTCGTCCACGACCTCTGCGCCGGCCTCGACGGACGCGACCGCAAGCTCCTGAACTGGATCACCGATTCGGGGCTCTGCGCGCTGATCGCCGACAACTACGCCGTCGAGGTCCATCCGGCCCTACCGGGGGACGGCTGCTGCGCCACCCTGCCTCTCCACGAGCATTGCCTGTTCCGGCTCGGGGTCAATCTCGGCGAATTGTGGCATCTCACCCCGCTCGCGACCTGGCTGCGGGCGAACGGGCGCTCCCGCTTCCTCCTCACGGCGCCGCCCCTGCGGCTGCCGGGAGCGGTCGGCTCGCCGACGACGCCGATCGCCACGGTGTGA
- a CDS encoding ABC transporter substrate-binding protein, whose amino-acid sequence MRTTLLAAALAVVWQGAACAQQAPAGNPPKTPAGISARISDGVVRLGFLLDMSGPYADVTGPGSAAAARMAVEDFGGTVLGAAIEVVVADHQNKPDIAAATARAWFDTGGVDAILDVAASATALAAADIAKAKNKVIVFNGPGSVRLTNEACSPVSVHWAYDTYALAHSTALATVKAGGDSWFFVTADYAFGQDLERDASAVVKANGGKVLGSVRAPLNNADFSSFLLQAQGSGAKVVGLANAGADTTNAIKQAAEFGLTQGGQKLAGLLVYISDVHSLGLKATQGMLLTEGFYWDLDDETRAWSKRYFERVGKMPNMSQAGVYSTVMHYLKAVRKAGTDETAPVMTAMREMPVDDFYARGGRIREDGRMIHDMYLFEVKKPEESTGPWDLYKRVATIPGDQAFQPLSASRCPLVKK is encoded by the coding sequence GTGAGGACAACGCTTCTGGCGGCGGCTCTGGCCGTGGTGTGGCAGGGGGCGGCCTGCGCGCAGCAGGCGCCTGCCGGCAATCCCCCGAAGACCCCCGCAGGCATCTCGGCCAGGATCTCCGACGGTGTCGTGCGCCTCGGCTTCCTGCTCGACATGTCGGGGCCCTATGCCGACGTGACCGGGCCCGGCAGCGCCGCGGCGGCCCGCATGGCGGTGGAGGATTTCGGAGGCACGGTGCTGGGCGCCGCGATCGAGGTCGTGGTCGCCGACCACCAGAACAAGCCGGACATCGCCGCGGCCACCGCCCGGGCCTGGTTCGATACCGGCGGCGTCGACGCGATCCTGGACGTCGCCGCCTCCGCCACCGCGCTCGCCGCCGCCGACATCGCCAAGGCGAAGAACAAGGTGATCGTGTTCAACGGTCCCGGCTCGGTGCGGCTCACCAACGAGGCCTGTTCCCCGGTCTCGGTCCACTGGGCCTACGACACCTACGCGCTGGCCCATTCCACCGCGCTTGCCACCGTCAAGGCGGGCGGCGATTCGTGGTTCTTCGTCACCGCCGACTACGCCTTCGGCCAGGACCTCGAGCGCGACGCGAGCGCCGTGGTGAAGGCGAATGGCGGCAAGGTGCTGGGCAGCGTGCGGGCCCCGCTCAACAACGCCGATTTCTCGTCCTTCCTGCTCCAGGCGCAAGGTTCGGGCGCCAAGGTGGTCGGGCTCGCCAATGCCGGCGCCGACACCACCAACGCGATCAAGCAGGCCGCCGAGTTCGGCCTGACGCAAGGCGGGCAGAAGCTCGCCGGGTTGCTGGTCTATATCAGCGACGTGCACAGCCTGGGGCTGAAGGCAACGCAGGGCATGCTCCTCACCGAGGGCTTCTACTGGGACCTCGACGACGAGACCCGGGCCTGGTCGAAGCGGTATTTCGAGCGTGTCGGCAAGATGCCGAACATGTCCCAGGCCGGCGTCTACTCGACGGTGATGCACTACCTGAAGGCGGTCCGGAAGGCCGGCACCGACGAGACCGCGCCGGTGATGACGGCGATGCGCGAGATGCCGGTCGACGACTTCTACGCCCGGGGCGGGCGCATCCGGGAGGACGGCCGCATGATCCACGACATGTATCTGTTCGAGGTCAAGAAGCCCGAAGAATCGACGGGGCCATGGGACCTCTACAAGCGCGTCGCCACGATTCCGGGCGATCAGGCCTTCCAGCCCTTGTCCGCCTCCCGCTGCCCCCTGGTGAAGAAATGA
- a CDS encoding DUF1476 domain-containing protein, which yields MTTLFDERERAAEALFALDEELRFLALARRNKMLAAWMCERLHLTGSEAEAYKWRLVEAGATPPPAGRTPDEALADRLRADLAAKGIAADDLPALIARTGVEAARTVREQARS from the coding sequence ATGACCACGCTGTTCGACGAACGGGAAAGGGCCGCCGAGGCTCTGTTCGCCCTCGACGAGGAACTGCGCTTCCTGGCGCTCGCGCGGCGCAACAAGATGCTGGCCGCCTGGATGTGCGAACGCCTGCACCTTACCGGCAGCGAGGCGGAGGCCTACAAGTGGCGCCTGGTCGAGGCGGGCGCGACCCCTCCCCCGGCAGGCCGGACACCCGACGAGGCCCTGGCCGACCGGCTGCGGGCCGACCTCGCGGCGAAGGGCATCGCCGCCGACGACCTGCCCGCGCTGATCGCCCGCACCGGGGTCGAGGCGGCCCGGACCGTGCGCGAGCAGGCGAGGAGCTGA
- a CDS encoding VOC family protein produces MPEIAGILETVLYVDDLARAAAFWGGPMGLPCLHEDHRMRAYDVAGRGVLLLFPRGGSLHAIPTPGGTIPPHDGSGPLHLALSIPADALEEWERHLAAHGIAIEGRTTWPRGGVSLYFRDPDGHLVELATPGLWKGY; encoded by the coding sequence ATGCCGGAGATCGCCGGGATCCTCGAGACGGTCCTCTACGTCGACGACCTCGCGCGGGCGGCCGCGTTCTGGGGCGGGCCGATGGGCCTGCCCTGCCTCCACGAGGACCATCGGATGCGGGCCTACGACGTCGCCGGGCGCGGCGTCCTGCTGCTGTTTCCCCGCGGCGGCTCGCTGCACGCAATTCCGACGCCCGGCGGGACCATTCCGCCGCATGACGGATCGGGCCCGCTGCATCTCGCCCTGTCGATCCCGGCCGATGCGCTGGAGGAATGGGAGCGGCACCTCGCGGCACACGGCATCGCCATCGAGGGCCGCACCACCTGGCCGCGCGGCGGCGTCAGCCTGTACTTTCGCGATCCCGACGGTCACCTGGTGGAACTGGCGACGCCGGGATTATGGAAGGGCTATTGA
- a CDS encoding SpoVR family protein: protein MSSATFGARPAGPAVIVKNTPLFTGNDWDFDTIRRIHDACEAIAGPELGLSWYPNQIEIITAEQMLDAYASIGMPLFYKHWSFGKHFAQHEAGYRRGLMGLAYEIVINSDPCISYIMEENTATMQTLVIAHAAFGHNHFFKNNYLFRQWTDAEGILDYLDFAKTFITRCEERYGHNAVEAVLDAAHALMNQGVHRYPRKKRPDLSSEQRRERERHEHQERMYNDLWRTLPAKTQSGKPDPGAERRRALLELPQENILYFLEKAAPRLQPWQREILRIVRHVAQYFYPQRQTKVMNEGCATYNHYRIMTRLSETGQINEAAYLEFLQSHTNVIRQPTYDDRHYGGHNPYAIGFAMMTDIARICTEPTEEDRAWFPDIAGSGDAMEVLRDVWANYRDESFIAQFLSPKLMRQLRLFHVTDDPDKPELRVEAIHDERGYRKLRRAFARQYDVAWLDPDIEVVDVDLEGDRKLILHHKVLNRVLLNKDDAMRVLQHLADLWGYDVLMKEVDTTTGAVLKEHTASARPTFF, encoded by the coding sequence ATGAGTTCCGCCACCTTCGGCGCGCGGCCCGCCGGCCCGGCCGTGATCGTCAAGAACACCCCGCTCTTCACCGGCAACGACTGGGATTTCGACACCATCCGGCGCATCCACGACGCCTGCGAGGCGATCGCCGGACCCGAACTCGGTCTGAGCTGGTACCCGAACCAGATCGAGATCATCACCGCCGAGCAGATGCTGGACGCTTACGCGTCGATCGGCATGCCGTTGTTCTACAAGCACTGGTCGTTCGGCAAGCACTTCGCCCAGCACGAAGCCGGTTATCGCCGCGGCTTGATGGGGCTCGCCTACGAGATCGTCATCAATTCCGACCCGTGCATCTCCTACATCATGGAGGAGAACACGGCGACGATGCAGACTCTGGTCATCGCCCACGCCGCCTTCGGCCACAACCATTTCTTCAAGAACAACTACCTGTTCCGGCAATGGACGGATGCGGAAGGCATCCTCGACTACCTCGACTTCGCCAAGACCTTCATCACCCGGTGCGAGGAGCGCTACGGCCACAATGCCGTCGAGGCCGTGCTGGACGCCGCCCACGCCCTGATGAACCAGGGCGTGCACCGCTACCCGCGCAAGAAGCGCCCCGACCTCTCCTCCGAGCAGCGCCGCGAGCGTGAGCGCCACGAGCACCAGGAGAGGATGTACAACGACCTCTGGCGCACCCTGCCGGCCAAGACCCAGTCCGGAAAGCCGGACCCGGGGGCCGAGCGGCGCCGGGCGCTCCTGGAATTGCCGCAGGAGAACATACTCTACTTCCTGGAGAAGGCGGCGCCGCGGCTGCAGCCCTGGCAGCGCGAGATTCTGCGCATCGTCCGCCACGTGGCGCAGTATTTCTATCCGCAGCGCCAGACCAAGGTGATGAACGAGGGCTGCGCCACCTACAATCACTACCGGATCATGACCCGCCTGTCGGAGACCGGGCAGATCAACGAGGCGGCCTACCTCGAATTCCTGCAATCGCATACCAACGTGATCCGCCAGCCGACCTACGACGACCGGCATTACGGCGGCCACAACCCTTATGCCATCGGCTTTGCCATGATGACGGACATCGCCCGCATCTGCACCGAGCCGACCGAGGAGGACCGGGCCTGGTTCCCCGACATCGCCGGCAGCGGCGACGCGATGGAGGTCCTTCGCGATGTCTGGGCGAATTATCGCGACGAGAGCTTCATCGCACAATTCCTCAGCCCGAAGCTGATGCGCCAGCTGCGGCTGTTCCACGTCACCGACGATCCGGACAAGCCGGAACTCCGCGTCGAGGCGATCCACGACGAGCGCGGCTACCGGAAGTTGCGCCGGGCCTTCGCGCGGCAATACGATGTCGCCTGGCTCGATCCCGACATCGAGGTTGTGGATGTCGACCTGGAGGGCGACCGCAAGCTGATCCTGCACCACAAGGTGCTCAACCGGGTTCTGCTCAACAAGGACGACGCGATGCGGGTGCTCCAGCACCTCGCCGATTTGTGGGGCTACGACGTCCTGATGAAGGAGGTCGATACCACGACCGGCGCGGTCCTCAAGGAGCACACCGCCAGCGCGCGGCCGACTTTCTTCTGA
- a CDS encoding 3-hydroxyacyl-CoA dehydrogenase family protein — MSEIAVIGAGLMGHGIALVLALGGHRVRLTDSRPETLERVPGLIASALDTLREAGAVSADWTPERAAQAIRLEPDLAATVAGASLVIEAITENPEAKRTLFAELDRLCTPDTRIASNTSYLDVFPLIPEARQRNALVMHWYTPPYIVDLVDVVPGPHTDPAVIEEARQLVLGLGQVPIVLKRFIPGYVANRIQSAISAEVYHLLDEGVASAREIDDAIIHGLALRIPILGHLAKADFTGIELLRHALANASYSPPPARTRSDAVDELVAQGRTGVMAGKGFFDWGGRDPAELFRDRDRRLLALKHAMKQVGRMEGE; from the coding sequence ATGAGCGAGATCGCGGTCATCGGGGCCGGCTTGATGGGGCACGGCATCGCCCTCGTGCTGGCGCTGGGCGGGCACCGGGTGCGGCTGACCGACAGCCGGCCGGAGACCCTGGAGCGGGTGCCGGGCCTGATCGCCTCGGCCCTCGACACCCTGCGCGAGGCCGGCGCCGTCTCGGCCGACTGGACGCCGGAACGCGCCGCGCAAGCCATCCGCCTCGAACCCGATCTCGCCGCAACCGTCGCGGGCGCGAGCCTCGTCATCGAGGCGATCACCGAGAATCCCGAGGCCAAGCGTACCCTGTTCGCCGAGCTCGACCGGCTTTGTACGCCTGACACCCGGATCGCCAGCAACACCAGCTACCTCGACGTCTTCCCGCTGATCCCGGAGGCCCGGCAGCGGAACGCCCTGGTGATGCACTGGTACACCCCGCCCTACATCGTCGACCTCGTCGACGTGGTGCCGGGACCCCACACCGATCCGGCGGTGATCGAGGAGGCGCGCCAGCTGGTGCTGGGCCTCGGCCAGGTGCCGATCGTGCTCAAGCGCTTCATCCCCGGCTACGTCGCCAACCGGATCCAGTCCGCGATCTCGGCAGAGGTCTATCACCTCCTCGACGAGGGCGTGGCCTCGGCTCGCGAGATCGACGACGCCATCATCCACGGGCTGGCCTTGCGCATCCCGATCCTCGGCCACCTCGCCAAGGCGGATTTCACCGGCATCGAATTGCTGCGCCACGCGCTCGCCAATGCCAGCTACAGCCCGCCGCCGGCGCGCACCCGCTCGGACGCGGTCGACGAACTGGTGGCGCAGGGGCGCACCGGCGTGATGGCGGGCAAGGGCTTCTTCGACTGGGGCGGGCGCGACCCGGCCGAGCTTTTTCGCGACCGCGACCGGCGCCTGCTCGCCCTGAAGCACGCGATGAAGCAGGTCGGCCGCATGGAAGGCGAGTGA
- a CDS encoding glucokinase, translating into MFEFPVLFGDIGGTNARFAVQEKPGAEPVVLAHEKTAAYPDPSAAIRDALAKSKVAPPRSAILAVAARVDGPAVHLTNAHWVIEGERIGRDFGLASCRIVNDYVPVAAGAADLDPAGRDRSILEQIGPTLCPDGGARLVLGPGTGFGAAGLVPYGKQLAIVSTEAGHTDFGPSDAEEFAFWPHLSRIEGRITVESLLSGPGLTRLHAGLGGAELDPKDITERGMSGEDPAAQRTLRVFSKLLGRLCGDLALTFLATGGVYIGGGIVPRILDVLNEGAFRQAFEHKPPFADRMTQIPTCVITIADPALAGLSALACQPERFAYDGQHWTAKGTDQ; encoded by the coding sequence ATGTTCGAGTTCCCGGTCCTGTTCGGCGATATCGGTGGCACCAATGCGCGCTTTGCCGTGCAGGAGAAACCGGGGGCCGAGCCGGTGGTGCTCGCCCACGAGAAGACCGCCGCCTATCCCGATCCGAGCGCGGCGATTCGCGATGCCCTGGCGAAAAGCAAGGTTGCCCCGCCCCGCTCCGCCATCCTGGCGGTGGCGGCCCGGGTCGACGGGCCGGCGGTGCACCTCACCAACGCCCATTGGGTGATCGAGGGCGAGCGGATCGGCCGCGATTTCGGCCTCGCGAGTTGCCGGATCGTCAACGACTACGTGCCGGTCGCGGCCGGCGCCGCCGATCTCGACCCGGCCGGGCGCGACCGCTCGATCCTCGAGCAGATCGGCCCGACCCTCTGCCCCGACGGCGGCGCCCGCCTGGTGCTCGGCCCCGGCACCGGCTTCGGCGCCGCCGGCCTCGTGCCCTACGGCAAGCAACTCGCCATCGTGTCGACCGAGGCCGGCCACACCGATTTCGGGCCGAGCGACGCGGAGGAGTTCGCGTTCTGGCCGCATCTCTCCCGGATCGAGGGCCGCATCACCGTCGAATCGCTCCTCTCCGGCCCCGGCCTCACCCGGCTCCATGCCGGGCTCGGCGGGGCTGAGCTGGACCCGAAGGACATCACCGAGCGCGGAATGTCGGGCGAGGATCCGGCGGCACAGCGCACGTTGCGGGTGTTTTCCAAGCTGCTCGGGCGGCTCTGCGGCGACCTCGCCCTCACCTTCCTGGCGACCGGCGGGGTCTATATCGGCGGCGGCATCGTGCCCCGGATCCTCGACGTGCTGAACGAGGGCGCCTTCCGGCAGGCCTTCGAGCACAAGCCGCCCTTCGCCGACCGGATGACGCAGATTCCGACCTGCGTCATCACCATCGCCGACCCGGCGCTCGCCGGCCTCTCGGCCCTCGCCTGCCAGCCGGAGCGTTTCGCCTATGACGGGCAGCACTGGACGGCGAAGGGGACGGATCAATAG
- a CDS encoding PrkA family serine protein kinase has protein sequence MPMPSASDLFQTFARSYESRRDAELSLSEYLEACRDNPLMYASAPERILDAIGKPEFIDTARDPRLGRIFMNRTIRTYPAFSEFYGMEETIERIVSFFRHAAQGLEERKQILYLLGPVGGGKSSLAERLKALMEVHPIYVLKAGNEMSPVFESPLVLFDPETMGPMIEERYGVPRRRLTGLMSPWCLKRLDEFGGDISKFKVVKVNPSRLRQIGIAKTEPGDENNQDISSLVGKVDIRKLETLSQADPDAYSYSGGLNRANQGILEFVEMFKAPIKMLHPLLTATQEGNYVGTENIGAIPFTGIILAHSNEAEWQSFKTNKNNEAFIDRIYVIKVPYCLRVTEEQRIYEKLVSGSELATARCAPGTLEMLARFSVLSRLREHANSNVFSKMRVYDGESLREVDPRARSMQEYKDTAGVDEGMDGISTRFAFKVMAATFNHDTTEVSADPVHLMYVLEQSLRREQLPPETEKRYLEFIKGELAPRYAEFIGHEIQKAYLESYHDYGQNLFDRYIDYADAWIEDQDFKDPETGQLLNRELLNQELTKIEKPAGIANPKDFRNEVVKFALRSRAQHGGRNPSWTSYEKIREVIERRMFSQVEELLPVISFGSKKDSETEKKHGEFVERMKDRGYTERQVRRLVEWYMRVKQAG, from the coding sequence ATGCCAATGCCGTCAGCGAGCGACCTCTTTCAAACTTTCGCGCGCAGCTACGAGTCCCGTCGGGACGCGGAGCTGTCCCTGTCCGAATATCTCGAAGCCTGCCGTGACAATCCCCTGATGTACGCGAGTGCGCCGGAGCGCATTCTCGACGCGATCGGCAAGCCCGAGTTCATCGACACGGCGCGGGACCCGCGCCTGGGCCGGATCTTCATGAACCGGACCATCCGCACCTATCCCGCCTTTTCCGAGTTCTACGGCATGGAGGAGACGATCGAGCGGATCGTCTCGTTCTTCCGCCATGCCGCCCAAGGTCTGGAGGAGCGCAAGCAGATCCTCTACCTGCTCGGGCCGGTCGGTGGCGGCAAGTCCTCCTTGGCCGAGCGGCTCAAGGCCCTGATGGAGGTGCATCCCATCTACGTGCTCAAGGCCGGCAACGAGATGAGCCCGGTCTTCGAGAGCCCGCTGGTGCTGTTCGACCCCGAGACGATGGGGCCGATGATCGAGGAGCGCTACGGCGTGCCGCGGCGGCGCCTGACCGGGCTGATGAGCCCGTGGTGCCTCAAGCGCCTCGACGAGTTCGGCGGCGACATCTCCAAGTTCAAGGTCGTCAAGGTCAACCCGTCGCGCCTGCGCCAGATCGGTATCGCCAAGACCGAGCCGGGCGACGAGAACAACCAGGACATCTCGTCCCTCGTCGGCAAGGTCGACATCCGCAAGCTCGAGACCCTGAGCCAGGCCGATCCCGACGCCTATTCCTATTCGGGCGGCCTCAACCGGGCGAACCAGGGCATCCTCGAATTCGTCGAGATGTTCAAGGCGCCGATCAAGATGCTGCACCCCCTGCTCACCGCGACGCAGGAGGGCAACTATGTCGGCACCGAGAATATCGGCGCGATCCCGTTCACCGGCATCATCCTCGCCCACTCGAACGAGGCCGAGTGGCAGAGCTTCAAGACCAACAAGAACAACGAAGCCTTCATCGACCGCATCTACGTCATCAAGGTGCCGTACTGCCTGCGGGTGACCGAGGAACAGCGGATCTACGAGAAGCTGGTCTCGGGTTCCGAGCTGGCCACCGCCCGCTGCGCCCCCGGCACGCTGGAGATGCTGGCCCGGTTCTCGGTGCTCTCGCGGCTGCGCGAGCACGCGAATTCCAACGTCTTCTCCAAGATGCGGGTCTATGACGGCGAGTCCCTGCGCGAGGTCGATCCCCGCGCCCGCTCGATGCAGGAATACAAGGACACCGCCGGCGTCGACGAGGGCATGGACGGGATCTCGACCCGCTTCGCCTTCAAGGTGATGGCCGCCACCTTCAACCACGACACCACCGAGGTCTCGGCCGACCCGGTCCACCTGATGTACGTCCTCGAACAGTCGCTGCGCCGCGAGCAGCTGCCGCCTGAGACCGAGAAGCGTTACCTCGAATTCATCAAGGGTGAGCTGGCGCCGCGCTACGCCGAGTTCATCGGCCACGAGATCCAGAAGGCGTACCTCGAATCGTACCACGATTACGGCCAGAACCTGTTCGACCGCTACATCGACTATGCGGACGCCTGGATCGAGGACCAGGACTTCAAGGATCCGGAGACCGGGCAGCTGCTCAACCGCGAACTCCTGAACCAGGAGCTCACCAAGATCGAGAAGCCGGCGGGCATCGCCAACCCGAAGGATTTCCGCAACGAGGTGGTGAAGTTCGCCCTGCGCTCGCGGGCCCAGCATGGCGGGCGCAACCCATCCTGGACCTCCTACGAGAAGATCCGCGAGGTGATCGAGCGGCGGATGTTCAGCCAGGTCGAGGAACTCCTGCCGGTGATCTCCTTCGGTTCGAAGAAGGACAGCGAGACCGAGAAGAAGCACGGCGAGTTCGTCGAGCGGATGAAGGACCGCGGCTATACCGAGCGCCAGGTCCGCCGCCTGGTCGAGTGGTACATGCGCGTCAAGCAAGCCGGCTGA
- a CDS encoding YciE/YciF ferroxidase family protein, with protein sequence MADDKNLRALFLHQLKDTYFAENAILKALPKMAKAARSEELRGAFAVHVEETREQVKRLDQVFRIVGEKPEGVTCKAIQGIIAEGEEVMQEFSGSEALDAGLIAAAQAVEHYEITRYGTLLAWAKQLGLGEAESLIKETLVEEENTDELLSELAEEAVNPAAA encoded by the coding sequence ATGGCCGACGACAAGAACCTCCGGGCGCTCTTCCTGCACCAGCTCAAGGACACCTACTTCGCCGAGAACGCGATCCTGAAGGCGCTGCCGAAGATGGCGAAGGCCGCCCGCTCCGAGGAGCTGCGGGGCGCCTTCGCCGTCCATGTCGAGGAGACCCGCGAGCAGGTGAAGCGCCTCGATCAGGTGTTTCGGATCGTCGGCGAGAAGCCCGAGGGCGTCACCTGCAAGGCGATCCAGGGCATCATCGCCGAGGGCGAGGAGGTGATGCAGGAATTCTCCGGCAGCGAGGCGCTCGATGCCGGCCTGATCGCCGCCGCGCAGGCCGTGGAGCATTACGAGATCACCCGCTACGGCACCCTTCTGGCCTGGGCCAAGCAGTTGGGGCTCGGCGAGGCCGAGAGCCTGATCAAGGAGACCTTGGTCGAGGAGGAGAACACCGACGAGCTCCTGTCCGAGCTCGCCGAGGAGGCGGTCAACCCGGCCGCCGCGTAA